A DNA window from Vigna angularis cultivar LongXiaoDou No.4 chromosome 1, ASM1680809v1, whole genome shotgun sequence contains the following coding sequences:
- the LOC108321410 gene encoding probable receptor-like serine/threonine-protein kinase At4g34500, with protein sequence MKFQVLLLLLSITLCVGSSQTSVYDCVLHIQSSSALVSSNCELYNCGGFIKGCCGPYFGDYLYALGVRANQTGKVFLNPSEQKNCMASMEAFDTKFTCSGMEKLTSGTGGCSDYTITDVVNQLGDSLRSLEEECMPLSTYGRPNETCTKCLKAWEDISAKPDTTRGSELANISSYLCRFAVLVSLTSTRIYDKESILEVYKCLGEHALSGGLASANEEVQARGNANINSGLWIAFGIIGVTVLVFLGALALFVTRMRSVTSVQHESDSPSLKITLKDVYVATDNLSASNFIGQGIAGKVYKGVLSNNQSVAVKHITNECYMETFVREVRSLSHVRHQNLVALLGYCENEAECFLVYELCHNGNLSEWLFGNGKVLSWIQRLEIAIDSARGLEFLHTYPNGCIVHRDIKPSNILIDANFQAKLSDFGLSRVMDLGQSYVSSEVRGTFGYIDPEYRANHHVKASGDVYSFGIMLLQLLSGQRILNIDFERPISLGKMARDVVRVGDISEFADPKLKGKYSVEAFDIVLKLALSCIGLKRQRPSIGQVLYSLQKTLDISL encoded by the exons ATGAAATTTCAAGTGTTGCTTCTCCTGCTTTCCATCACCCTTTGTGTTGGATCTTCTCAAACTTCTGTTTATGATTGTGTCCTTCATATTCAATCTTCTTCAGCCTTGGTTAGTTCGAACTGTGAACTGTACAATTGTGGAGGGTTTATCAAAGGCTGTTGTGGACCGTATTTTGGTGATTACCTTTATGCCTTGGGGGTGAGGGCAAACCAAACTGGAAAAGTATTCTTGAATCCCTCAGAGCAAAAAAACTGTATGGCATCAATGGAAGCTTTTGACACAAAATTTACTTGTTCTGGAATGGAGAAGCTAACAAGTGGAACTGGTGGTTGCTCTGATTACACCATCACAGATGTTGTTAATCAGCTTGGGGACAGCCTTAGGAGTTTGGAGGAAGAATGCATGCCTTTGAGCACATATGGTAGGCCAAATGAAACTTGTACTAAATGTTTGAAAGCATGGGAGGATATCAGTGCAAAACCAGACACTACAAGAGGATCAGAGTTAGCAAATATCAGTTCTTATCTTTGTAGGTTTGCTGTGCTTGTCTCATTAACAAGCACAAGAATTTATGATAAGGAATCAATTCTAGAAGTTTATAAATGCCTTGGGGAACATGCCCTTTCTGGAG GATTAGCTTCAGCTAATGAAGAAGTCCAGGCTAGGGGCAATGCTAATATAAACTCAG GTCTCTGGATTGCCTTTGGCATAATAGGAGTTACAGTATTGGTGTTTCTTGGCGCACTAGCATTATTTGTCACAAGAATGAGAAGTGTTACATCAGTACAACATG AGTCTGATTCACCTTCACTGAAGATAACTTTGAAGGATGTTTATGTAGCAACAGACAATCTCAGTGCTTCAAATTTCATAGGCCAAGGCATAGCCG GAAAAGTGTACAAAGGTGTACTCTCCAACAATCAATCTGTTGCAGTGAAGCATATCACCAATGAATGTTACATGGAGACATTTGTCAGAGAAGTGAGAAGCCTTTCTCATGTTAGACATCAGAATTTAGTAGCTTTGCTGGGATACTGTGAAAATGAAGCTGAATGTTTTCTAGTGTATGAGTTATGCCACAATGGAAACCTCTCAGAATGGCTATTCG GCAATGGTAAAGTTCTTTCATGGATTCAAAGACTAGAGATTGCCATTGATAGTGCAAGAGGCCTTGAGTTTCTCCACACCTACCCAAATGGCTGCATCGTTCACCGTGATATAAAg CCATCAAACATTCTTATTGATGCTAACTTCCAAGCAAAGCTTTCAGACTTTGGGTTGTCCAGGGTTATGGACTTGGGTCAATCCTATGTGAGCTCAGAAGTAAGAGGAACATTTGGTTATATTGATCCTGAATATAGGGCAAATCACCATGTAAAAGCCTCAGGAGATGTCTACAGCTTTGGAATAATGTTGTTGCAACTTCTATCAGGACAAAGGATCCTCAACATTGATTTCGAGAGACCAATTTCTCTGGGTAAAATG GCCAGAGATGTTGTTAGAGTTGGTGATATTTCAGAATTTGCTGATCCTAAACTCAAAGGGAAGTACTCAGTTGAAGCATTTGACATCGTACTAAAGCTAGCTTTGTCTTGCATAGGGCTCAAGCGCCAAAGGCCCTCTATAGGTCAGGTGTTATATAGCTTACAAAAGACACTAGATATTTCTTTATAA
- the LOC108321409 gene encoding uncharacterized protein LOC108321409 produces MKGVEIREKVQRKLNIGISRCMAYRAKAIACDDIDGSFNEQYKRIYDYAHEVLGRNPGSTVKVEVENNQDEVIFKRFYCCLKACKDSFVCCRSIIGLDGAFLKGKYGGELLTAVGRDGNDQMLPIAYAVVEGENKDSWTWFLNLLIDDLGGEEVCSSITFVSDQQKGLLPAIQQLLPGVDQRFCVRHLYSNFRKKFPGKNLKRLMWRAATATHPENWEREMKNIKDVNEDAFKHLIAIPPRIWQITGIPCCHSLAAMKFFNIDGQQFIPACFLKSTYEETYASIIYPINGNNMWAHGPYPDVMPPRKKVMPGRPKRKRRLK; encoded by the exons ATGAAGGGTGTAGAAATTCGTGAAAAAGTTCAAAGGAAGTTGAACATTGGTATATCTAGGTGTATGGCTTATAGAGCCAAAGCTATTGCTTGTGATGACATTGATGGGTCTTTTAATGAACAATATAAGAGGATATATGATTATGCGCATGAGGTGTTGGGAAGAAATCCAGGATCTACAGTTAAGGTGGAGGTTGAGAATAATCAGGATGAGGTTATTTTTAAGAGATTTTACTGTTGTCTGAAGGCATGTAAAGACAGCTTTGTGTGTTGTAGGTCAATAATTGGATTAGATGGAGCCTTTTTGAAAGGGAAGTATGGTGGTGAGCTTTTAACAGCTGTTGGGCGAGATGGAAATGATCAAATGTTGCCCATTGCATATGCGGTGGTAGAAGGAGAAAACAAAGATTCATGGACGTGGTTTTTGAATCTTTTGATTGATGATCTTGGTGGTGAAGAAGTATGTTCATCAATAACTTTTGtttcagaccaacaaaag GGTCTACTACCAGCCATACAACAGCTACTCCCTGGTGTTGACCAGAGGTTTTGTGTCAGACACTTATATTCAAACTTCAGGAAAAAATTCCCAGGTAAAAATCTCAAACGTCTAATGTGGAGGGCAGCTACTGCCACTCATCCAGAAAATTGGGAGAGGGAAATGAAAAACATTAAAGATGTAAATGAAGATGCATTCAAGCATTTGATTGCCATCCCTCCAAG GATATGGCAGATCACAGGAATTCCATGTTGCCACTCCCTAGCCGCAATGAAGTTTTTCAATATTGATGGACAACAGTTCATTCCGGCTTGCTTTCTCAAGTCCACCTATGAAGAAACATATGCATCTATCATATACCCCATCAATGGAAACAACATGTGGGCCCATGGACCATATCCAGATGTCATGCCTCCTAGAAAAAAAGTTATGCCTGGAAGacctaaaaggaaaagaaggctGAAATAG
- the LOC108321414 gene encoding probable xyloglucan endotransglucosylase/hydrolase protein 33, which yields MALWQQKLGFSYLLILCLATVVSSHNRPFTVPTVTRLTDSFPTVPIDQAFSKAFGASNVQFLSNGSTATLALDKLSGSGLVSQRRYYYGFFSAAIKLPSGLSPGVVVAFYLSNADKFPHNHDEIDIEILGHDKRNDWVIQTNVYANGSVSTGREEKFYFWFDPTQQYHLYSILWNSYHTVFLVDNVPVREFIHSNTNPSIYPSKPMSVYATIWDGSEWATHGGKYPVNYKYAPFVASFAQVKQSGCISDPTAPVSACSKVNPSAQDPVNGPEFTKLSQQQVAAMDWARRKLMFYSYCNDRPRFKVMPPECH from the exons ATGGCACTTTGGCAACAAAAGCTAGGCTTCTCATATCTACTAATCCTTTGCTTAGCCACTGTGGTTTCTTCACACAACAGACCTTTTACAGTTCCAACTGTCACACGCTTGACGGATTCTTTTCCTACTGTCCCAATTGATCAAGCTTTTTCTAAGGCCTTTGGGGCCTCCAATGTCCAGTTTCTCAGCAATGGGTCCACGGCCACACTGGCTCTCGACAAACTCTCAG GTTCCGGCTTGGTGTCACAAAGAAGATACTACTATGGATTCTTCAGTGCTGCAATCAAATTGCCCTCTGGTTTGTCACCTGGAGTTGTTGTTGCTTTTTAT CTGTCTAATGCAGATAAATTCCCTCACAACCATGATGAAATAGACATTGAAATTTTGGGTCATGATAAAAGAAATGACTGGGTTATTCAAACGAATGTCTATGCCAATGGAAGTGTCAGCACAGGGAGAGAAGAGAAATTCTATTTCTGGTTCGACCCAACACAGCAGTATCATCTTTACAGCATCTTGTGGAACAGTTATCATACAGT GTTCTTAGTGGACAATGTTCCAGTGAGGGAATTCATACATAGCAACACAAATCCTTCTATTTATCCATCAAAACCAATGTCGGTGTATGCCACAATATGGGATGGTTCAGAATGGGCTACTCATGGAGGCAAATACCCAGTTAACTACAAGTATGCACCATTTGTTGCTTCATTTGCACAAGTAAAACAGAGTGGCTGCATATCTGATCCCACAGCACCAGTTTCTGCATGTTCTAAGGTCAACCCTTCTGCCCAAGACCCAGTCAATGGACCAGAGTTTACTAAGCTATCACAGCAGCAAGTAGCAGCTATGGATTGGGCAAGGAGGAAACTCATGTTTTACTCTTACTGCAATGACAGACCCAGATTCAAAGTCATGCCACCAGAATGCCactaa
- the LOC108321408 gene encoding uncharacterized protein LOC108321408: MSIAALFGKLREHELDLGRLNKDEEKSNKKTLAFKSEIDKSLKEEDDSEEDKDDVGLFVKKFNKFMKFKRRRRFKGKKKENKESSPNYHCYDCSEKGHMKADCPIPKKGEERGQKKFFKKKKAYIAWEEDNDSTTSSSDSNEQANICLMADDDIFENQISSKSRKSMWYLDSGCSRHMT; this comes from the coding sequence ATGTCAATAGCTGCATTGTTTGGTAAGTTGAGAGAACATGAACTAGATCTCGGAAGATTGAACAAGGATgaagaaaaaagtaataaaaaaaccTTAGCGTTCAAATCAGAGATTGATAAAAGTCTTAAAGAAGAAGATGACTCTGAAGAAGATAAGGATGATGTGGGTCTCTTCGTTAAGAAATTTAATAAGTTCATGAAgttcaaaagaagaagaagattcaaaggcaaaaagaaggaaaacaagGAATCTTCACCAAATTATCATTGTTATGATTGCAGTGAGAAAGGACACATGAAGGCAGATTGTCCAATCccaaagaagggtgaagaaagagGCCAAAAAAAGTtcttcaagaagaagaaggcatATATTGCTTGGGAGGAAGATAATGATTCTACAACAAGCTCAAGCGACTCTAATGAGCAAGCCAACATATGTTTGATGGCTGATGATGACATCTTTGAAAATCAAATAAGTTCTAAATCCAGGAAGTCCATGTGGTACCTTGATAGTGGTTGTTCAAGGCACATGACATGA